Proteins from a genomic interval of Paraconexibacter algicola:
- a CDS encoding FkbM family methyltransferase produces the protein MNNAPSVWTQRRTAVARNAKNAVKIAIDHRGQRERLLREYFFTLSRRFTPMLAVDSGDLRFHVSTAEEEGRIIFGERGLDERAMADLVAALAEHTGVAEPLRDKVLLDIGGNIGTTSLYAVRRYGARAAIAVEPAPSNLRLLRLNLHENGATDDVRILELALSDRDGTVQLELSPENSGDHRVRTGAASAAPGLIGEERRDLLSVRACRLDTLAQEGEIDADALGLIWMDVQGHEGHVLAGADAVLARGIPVVLEYWRYGLDRAEGLELLHDSIRRHFSRVVDMGPPWSDEPPTVIAAADVATLATRYDRPDVFADLLLLP, from the coding sequence ATGAACAACGCACCCTCCGTCTGGACCCAGCGCCGCACGGCCGTCGCCCGCAACGCCAAGAACGCGGTGAAGATCGCGATCGACCACCGCGGCCAGCGCGAGCGGCTGCTGCGCGAGTACTTCTTCACGCTGTCGCGCCGGTTCACGCCGATGCTCGCGGTCGACAGCGGCGACCTGCGGTTCCACGTCTCCACCGCCGAGGAGGAGGGACGGATCATCTTCGGCGAGCGCGGCCTCGACGAGCGCGCGATGGCCGACCTGGTCGCGGCGCTCGCCGAGCACACCGGGGTCGCCGAGCCGCTGCGCGACAAGGTGCTCCTCGACATCGGCGGCAACATCGGGACCACCAGCCTGTACGCGGTGCGCCGCTACGGCGCACGGGCCGCGATCGCCGTCGAACCCGCCCCGAGCAACCTGCGGCTGCTGCGGCTGAACCTGCACGAGAACGGCGCCACCGACGACGTGCGGATCCTCGAGCTCGCGCTCAGCGACCGCGACGGCACCGTGCAGCTCGAGCTCTCCCCGGAGAACTCCGGGGACCACCGGGTCCGCACCGGGGCGGCGAGCGCGGCGCCCGGGCTGATCGGCGAGGAGCGCCGGGACCTCCTGTCGGTGCGTGCCTGCCGGCTCGACACGCTCGCGCAGGAGGGGGAGATCGACGCCGACGCCCTCGGGCTGATCTGGATGGACGTGCAGGGGCACGAGGGCCACGTCCTCGCGGGGGCCGACGCCGTGCTGGCGCGAGGCATCCCGGTCGTGCTCGAGTACTGGCGCTACGGCCTGGACCGGGCGGAGGGCCTGGAGCTGCTGCACGACAGCATCCGCCGGCACTTCAGCCGCGTCGTCGACATGGGGCCGCCGTGGTCGGACGAGCCGCCGACGGTGATCGCGGCCGCGGACGTCGCGACGCTCGCGACCCGCTACGACCGCCCGGACGTGTTCGCCGACCTGCTGCTGCTCCCCTGA
- a CDS encoding flippase — translation MSTPAAGNATRRIAGNTALQAAADGLGKLGTIVLYAVLAREAGVAAFGDFTTAASLSVLVMVAAFGMDFRVTRLVAQGDPDVGPSIWGAVLLKLAGGTAILLVVCGIAALGPYSDRVVATTAVLGLAMIVELTTMTPHAVFRGHEDLRPVALALLLYRGLLSVLGVAVLLAGGSILLVAVGWLLGALAGLAYTLLRARRAGLRHPFVVTRAGLRAVATDSLGLGLAAVLGAALSRLDIVLLGALKDSEAVALYGGAYRLMESTFFITSALALSAFPALSRLTRTSTPSLGEAVALTTKAVLVTTVPLAVGFVAYAEPVLVAIYGDGLRDATGTLQILGVLVITTGIYSLMAFVLTSQQAQRPIVVALVVTTVLNVGANLALIPSMGAEGAAWSWAATTTVLAAMLLVAVLRDAGRVPVLRTVEGPLLGGLAMVAVAVATGAHAWGIPLAGAAFAVVLVTVERRRHPDDAVRLRLARPRGA, via the coding sequence ATGAGCACGCCCGCCGCGGGGAACGCGACCCGCCGCATCGCGGGGAACACCGCGCTGCAGGCGGCCGCCGACGGGCTCGGGAAGCTCGGCACGATCGTCCTCTACGCCGTCCTGGCCCGCGAGGCCGGGGTCGCGGCGTTCGGCGACTTCACGACCGCCGCGTCCCTGTCGGTGCTGGTGATGGTGGCCGCGTTCGGCATGGACTTCCGGGTCACCCGGCTGGTCGCCCAGGGCGACCCGGACGTCGGCCCGTCGATCTGGGGGGCGGTCCTCCTGAAGCTCGCCGGCGGCACGGCGATCCTGCTGGTCGTCTGCGGGATCGCCGCGCTCGGCCCGTACTCCGACCGCGTCGTCGCCACGACCGCCGTGCTCGGCCTCGCGATGATCGTCGAGCTCACGACGATGACGCCGCACGCGGTCTTCCGCGGCCACGAGGACCTGCGGCCCGTCGCACTGGCCCTGTTGCTGTACCGGGGGCTCCTCTCGGTGCTCGGCGTCGCCGTCCTGCTGGCCGGCGGGTCGATCCTGCTCGTCGCGGTCGGCTGGCTGCTCGGCGCGCTCGCCGGCCTCGCGTACACGCTGCTGCGCGCGCGCCGCGCCGGGCTGCGGCACCCGTTCGTCGTGACGCGGGCCGGGCTGCGCGCGGTCGCGACCGACTCGCTCGGGCTCGGGCTCGCCGCGGTGCTCGGCGCCGCGCTCTCGCGGCTGGACATCGTGCTGCTCGGCGCGCTGAAGGACAGCGAGGCGGTCGCGCTCTACGGCGGCGCCTACCGGCTGATGGAGAGCACCTTCTTCATCACCAGCGCGCTGGCGCTGTCCGCGTTCCCGGCGCTGTCGCGACTCACCCGGACGTCGACGCCGAGCCTCGGCGAGGCGGTCGCGCTGACGACGAAGGCCGTGCTCGTGACGACCGTGCCGCTGGCCGTCGGGTTCGTCGCGTACGCGGAGCCGGTGCTCGTGGCGATCTACGGCGACGGGCTGCGCGACGCGACCGGGACGCTGCAGATCCTCGGCGTGCTCGTGATCACCACCGGGATCTACAGCCTGATGGCGTTCGTGCTGACGAGCCAGCAGGCGCAGCGGCCGATCGTGGTCGCGCTCGTCGTCACGACGGTCCTGAACGTCGGCGCGAACCTCGCGCTGATCCCCTCGATGGGCGCGGAGGGCGCGGCCTGGTCGTGGGCGGCGACCACGACCGTCCTGGCGGCCATGCTGCTCGTCGCGGTGCTGCGCGACGCGGGCCGCGTGCCGGTCCTGCGGACCGTCGAGGGACCGCTCCTGGGCGGCCTCGCGATGGTCGCGGTGGCGGTCGCGACCGGCGCCCACGCCTGGGGCATCCCGCTCGCCGGCGCAGCCTTCGCGGTCGTGCTCGTGACCGTCGAGCGCCGGCGCCACCCCGACGACGCGGTGCGGCTGCGGCTGGCGCGTCCCCGCGGGGCATGA
- a CDS encoding class I SAM-dependent methyltransferase codes for MSQSHAPAAHYDRVTAAWRYLLGEELHYGVFDEGVTDLAVATGELTRRMIEGGRIEQGVSILDVGCGTGAPACRLAQEFGAHVTGITTSEEGIRAAQERAKAAGLAAQTSFELRDGTDNGLPDASFDRVWILESSHLMRRRERLIGEAARVLKPGGRVVLCDITRQRPLDLAEVRRLREPLALLREVFGDARMEGLGDYRALMEGEGLTVDHEVDLTAATRPTFDAWQANADRYRTEVVELIGERAWTAFRDSCDVLAGFWDDGTLGYGLIAASRP; via the coding sequence GTGAGCCAGAGCCACGCCCCCGCCGCGCACTACGACCGCGTCACCGCCGCCTGGCGCTACCTCCTCGGGGAGGAGCTCCACTACGGCGTCTTCGACGAGGGCGTCACCGACCTCGCCGTCGCGACCGGCGAGCTGACCCGTCGCATGATCGAGGGGGGCCGCATCGAGCAGGGCGTGTCGATCCTCGACGTCGGCTGCGGCACCGGGGCGCCGGCCTGCCGCCTGGCGCAGGAGTTCGGCGCGCACGTGACCGGCATCACGACCAGCGAGGAGGGCATCCGGGCCGCGCAGGAGCGCGCGAAGGCGGCCGGGCTCGCGGCGCAGACCTCCTTCGAGCTGCGTGACGGCACCGACAACGGCCTGCCGGACGCGTCGTTCGACCGCGTCTGGATCCTCGAGTCCTCGCATCTCATGCGCCGCCGCGAGCGGCTCATCGGGGAGGCCGCGCGCGTCCTGAAGCCCGGCGGTCGGGTCGTCCTGTGCGACATCACCCGCCAGCGGCCGCTCGACCTCGCCGAGGTCCGCCGGCTGCGGGAGCCGCTGGCGCTGCTGCGCGAGGTGTTCGGCGACGCGCGCATGGAGGGCCTGGGGGACTACCGCGCCCTGATGGAGGGTGAGGGGCTGACCGTCGACCACGAGGTCGACCTGACCGCGGCGACCCGTCCCACGTTCGACGCCTGGCAGGCCAACGCCGACCGGTACCGCACCGAGGTCGTCGAGCTGATCGGGGAGCGGGCCTGGACCGCGTTCCGCGACTCGTGCGACGTGCTCGCCGGGTTCTGGGACGACGGCACGCTCGGCTACGGGCTGATCGCCGCGTCGCGCCCCTGA